In Allocoprobacillus halotolerans, a genomic segment contains:
- a CDS encoding HAD family hydrolase → MQKIFFFDIDGTLAIRGVIPESNLKALQLLKERGYLTFICTGRSPFYAQSLFSHLVSGLVTCNGRYILYQGQKLHGEAFSKKELLYYQNKIKDLNAGAMFVSDEVAIPYLLDDKQIQEIQNEYGPSHIQESIQDLSFYTFDLFYHSLKQRDTLIEAFKEELVINDHGGHGSCDCSTIGFDKGDGIAYLLNYFDIDRDNAYAFGDGYNDQAMFREVGHGIAMGNAVEELKQKATYITDSIDCDGIMKALQHEGIV, encoded by the coding sequence ATGCAAAAGATATTTTTCTTTGATATTGATGGTACATTAGCTATTCGTGGTGTGATTCCAGAAAGCAATTTAAAAGCTTTGCAGTTATTAAAAGAACGTGGTTATTTGACTTTTATTTGTACAGGAAGATCACCTTTTTATGCTCAAAGTTTATTTTCTCATTTAGTGAGTGGATTGGTCACATGTAATGGGAGATATATTTTATATCAAGGACAAAAATTACATGGTGAAGCTTTTTCAAAGAAAGAATTGTTATATTATCAAAATAAAATCAAAGATTTGAATGCAGGAGCGATGTTTGTTTCAGATGAAGTGGCTATTCCTTATTTATTAGATGACAAACAGATACAAGAGATTCAGAATGAATATGGACCAAGTCATATACAAGAATCAATTCAAGATTTATCGTTTTATACTTTTGATTTGTTTTATCATTCATTAAAACAAAGAGATACACTGATTGAAGCCTTTAAAGAAGAGCTTGTTATCAATGATCACGGTGGACATGGATCATGTGATTGTTCAACCATTGGTTTTGATAAAGGGGATGGCATTGCTTATTTACTAAACTATTTTGATATTGATCGAGATAATGCTTATGCTTTTGGTGATGGTTATAACGATCAGGCTATGTTTAGGGAAGTTGGACATGGTATTGCGATGGGAAATGCTGTAGAGGAATTAAAACAAAAAGCGACATATATTACGGATTCTATTGATTGTGATGGGATTATGAAAGCTTTACAACATGAAGGAATAGTCTAG
- the rplI gene encoding 50S ribosomal protein L9, translated as MKVILLQDVKKLGKKNDIVKVADGYGQNYLIKNNLAILATEHGKEMVAQTKEKERLQDLENKKNAEALKEKIESLTLEFQLSSGKDGKTFGSISTKNVVEELAKKYDIKVDKRKFINARPIQALGYTNLKIELYKGVIATIKVHLSEK; from the coding sequence ATGAAAGTGATTTTATTACAAGATGTGAAAAAATTAGGAAAGAAAAATGATATAGTGAAGGTGGCTGATGGATATGGTCAAAACTATTTGATTAAAAATAATTTAGCCATTCTCGCAACTGAACATGGTAAAGAAATGGTTGCTCAAACAAAAGAAAAAGAAAGATTACAAGATTTAGAAAATAAGAAAAATGCTGAAGCATTAAAAGAAAAAATTGAAAGTTTAACTTTAGAATTTCAATTATCTTCAGGAAAAGATGGAAAAACATTTGGAAGTATTTCCACAAAGAATGTGGTTGAAGAACTTGCAAAAAAATATGATATTAAAGTTGATAAGAGAAAATTTATTAATGCTAGACCTATTCAGGCATTAGGTTATACGAACTTAAAGATTGAATTATATAAAGGAGTCATTGCGACAATTAAAGTGCATTTATCAGAAAAATAA
- a CDS encoding DUF2232 domain-containing protein, with amino-acid sequence MGNVKIKKMVQGAMIAAIFGALSILNTYTGSLFDIFICYGMVIPLVWYSYHYRLQDGLLVVLTAMLVIVITGLPFFAISAFSSCLIGLFLSQALKRQATRGVFLIGTLTLTFLKNFLLFEVFAGVLGMDLMAEMKEIYIMIESMIPTLSQNISLSAFLALAPLLLFIMSVLEMYVIILLCQLTLSRFHISFPSSFHIALMHLNKRVGIIVTALLILSIFLQNIYHLDSIYLTYMHLISLLILAVEGVAFLSWFVIMNQQPRWIILIFIGFLIPVIIRIYVVIGIIDIFSDLRQKLLYNIRNKQ; translated from the coding sequence ATGGGAAATGTGAAAATAAAAAAGATGGTTCAAGGTGCTATGATTGCAGCTATCTTTGGAGCATTATCTATTTTGAATACGTATACAGGAAGTTTATTTGATATTTTTATTTGTTATGGTATGGTGATTCCATTGGTTTGGTATAGTTATCACTATCGTTTACAAGATGGGTTATTGGTGGTTTTGACAGCCATGTTAGTAATTGTAATTACGGGTTTACCATTTTTTGCAATTTCTGCTTTTTCATCCTGCTTGATTGGTTTATTTCTTAGTCAGGCTTTAAAGCGTCAAGCAACGCGAGGTGTATTTTTAATAGGAACATTAACACTTACGTTCTTGAAAAACTTTTTGCTTTTTGAAGTTTTTGCTGGTGTATTAGGCATGGATTTGATGGCTGAAATGAAAGAAATATATATAATGATTGAAAGTATGATTCCAACCCTATCACAAAACATTTCATTAAGCGCATTTTTAGCTTTGGCTCCACTTCTTTTATTCATTATGTCAGTATTAGAAATGTATGTGATTATCTTACTTTGTCAATTGACTTTATCACGTTTTCACATTTCTTTTCCATCTTCCTTTCATATTGCTCTTATGCATTTAAATAAACGTGTTGGAATCATTGTGACAGCCCTATTAATTTTAAGTATCTTTTTACAGAATATCTATCATCTTGACTCCATCTATTTGACTTATATGCATTTGATAAGCTTGTTGATTTTAGCAGTTGAAGGTGTGGCTTTTCTATCATGGTTTGTGATTATGAACCAACAGCCACGTTGGATTATATTGATTTTTATTGGTTTTTTGATTCCTGTAATCATACGCATTTACGTTGTGATAGGAATCATAGATATATTTAGTGATTTAAGACAAAAACTATTGTATAATATACGTAATAAACAATAA
- a CDS encoding flavodoxin family protein, giving the protein MKILVVKGSSHVKGSSNLLASQFVKGVQENHHEITEFDVAHHHIGPCLCCERCGMNGPCVQKDDMNTLKELMLSHDMIVFVSPLYYVDLSAQLKAAIDRIYSFTMELSSMHKKTAFICAA; this is encoded by the coding sequence ATGAAAATATTAGTTGTGAAAGGAAGTTCACATGTCAAAGGATCTTCTAATCTGCTTGCCAGTCAATTCGTCAAAGGTGTTCAAGAAAATCATCATGAAATCACAGAATTTGATGTTGCCCATCATCACATTGGTCCATGTTTATGTTGTGAACGTTGTGGTATGAATGGACCATGTGTTCAAAAAGATGATATGAATACATTGAAAGAACTGATGTTAAGTCATGATATGATTGTATTTGTATCACCACTTTATTACGTTGATTTGTCAGCACAGTTAAAAGCCGCTATTGATCGTATATATAGCTTTACAATGGAATTATCTTCAATGCATAAAAAGACAGCTTTTATATGTGCAGCATGA
- a CDS encoding DHH family phosphoesterase, with protein sequence MIYLKDVTQLMSLQQDYLDQQVCMAYITIDNYEETLENADEPKMALIQSRSRQVIVDWAYSNGIIIRRFKSGGYLAFFNERTYRKQVENKFAILDTFKEMSKELDEVMTLSIGIGKDSRVLRELDEMASAALNLTYSRGGDQVAVKSGDDKKVRFFGGNSDTFEKSSKVRARVIAQSLAGLIKNASHVLVMGHKNSDLDSFGASIGVAKIAMAYGKKTNVIIDFDSIEKKTKEVAVQVKADSRYKGLLQSASEAMENINKNTLLIVVDNHKSSLALSKALLDRVKNKVIIDHHRRGEEFIEAPVLTYLEPASSSTVELVIELCDYQNVDLKINELDATIMYAGMLVDTNNFKQRVGVRTFQSAAHLKELQANVPMAYEFIKDSYEETLQRLSITQTAYQYNSQILIACGQDDEEYTRSLLAKSSNALLEISGIKASFSIGKVSKTTVAISARSTKDMNVQVIMESMDGGGHFSMAAAQFENRTIEEVRLLLEEKIQEYLDDRGEA encoded by the coding sequence TTGATTTATTTAAAAGATGTTACACAATTGATGTCTTTACAACAAGATTATTTAGATCAACAGGTTTGTATGGCTTATATTACAATTGATAATTATGAAGAAACATTGGAAAATGCTGATGAACCAAAGATGGCTTTGATTCAATCACGTTCAAGACAAGTTATTGTTGATTGGGCATATTCTAATGGAATTATTATTCGTCGTTTTAAATCAGGTGGATATTTAGCTTTCTTTAATGAACGTACTTATCGTAAACAAGTAGAAAATAAGTTTGCCATTCTTGATACGTTTAAAGAAATGTCTAAAGAATTAGATGAAGTAATGACTTTAAGTATTGGGATTGGGAAAGATTCACGTGTGTTAAGAGAACTTGATGAAATGGCTTCGGCAGCTTTAAACTTGACATATTCTCGTGGTGGTGATCAGGTTGCTGTGAAGTCAGGTGATGATAAGAAAGTTCGTTTCTTTGGTGGAAATAGCGATACTTTTGAAAAAAGCAGTAAAGTCCGTGCCAGAGTTATTGCCCAATCTTTAGCTGGCTTGATTAAAAATGCTAGTCATGTTTTAGTTATGGGACATAAGAATTCTGACTTAGATTCCTTTGGAGCATCTATTGGTGTTGCGAAAATTGCGATGGCTTATGGTAAAAAAACAAATGTGATTATTGATTTTGATTCTATTGAAAAGAAAACTAAAGAAGTGGCGGTGCAGGTCAAAGCCGATAGTCGTTATAAAGGTTTATTACAATCAGCAAGTGAAGCGATGGAAAATATTAATAAGAATACTTTATTGATTGTGGTGGATAATCATAAATCAAGTTTAGCACTTTCTAAAGCATTGTTGGATCGTGTTAAAAATAAAGTCATTATTGATCATCATCGTCGTGGTGAAGAATTTATTGAGGCACCCGTGTTGACTTATCTCGAACCGGCATCTTCTAGTACAGTAGAACTTGTCATTGAACTTTGTGATTACCAGAATGTGGATTTGAAAATTAATGAGCTAGATGCTACAATAATGTATGCTGGGATGTTAGTTGATACAAATAACTTTAAACAACGTGTAGGTGTGAGAACATTCCAATCTGCGGCTCATTTAAAAGAATTACAGGCAAATGTACCAATGGCTTATGAGTTTATTAAAGATTCATATGAAGAAACATTGCAACGTTTATCAATTACGCAGACAGCTTATCAGTACAATTCCCAAATCTTGATTGCTTGTGGACAAGACGATGAAGAATATACGCGTAGTTTACTTGCAAAATCAAGCAATGCTCTACTGGAAATTAGTGGCATTAAGGCGAGTTTTTCAATTGGGAAAGTGTCTAAGACAACTGTTGCGATTAGTGCCAGAAGTACCAAGGATATGAATGTTCAAGTGATTATGGAATCAATGGATGGTGGTGGACATTTTAGTATGGCAGCTGCCCAATTTGAAAATCGAACGATTGAAGAAGTTCGTCTTTTATTGGAAGAAAAAATTCAAGAATATTTAGATGATAGAGGTGAAGCATAA
- a CDS encoding YczE/YyaS/YitT family protein produces the protein MKMMNRVLLYLFGLFIITIGINLSIISNLGISPVSAFTFPLSQATHITLGTTTFMTYACLVLIQWLLLGKNFQLKNLLQVPFSLVFGIFVDLTGQMLSFIRLHNYIEQFICMIIGIVICAIGATIYIIMDIVPNAPEGFNLAVAKRFQMPFSKAKVLSDLLFISVGVIIALVFIGHIVAIREGTLISALLTGKLIGVFTKYMEPTLKSLAFSKENLILQQQ, from the coding sequence ATGAAAATGATGAATCGTGTTTTGTTATATTTATTTGGTTTGTTTATTATTACAATTGGAATTAACTTATCAATTATTTCTAATTTAGGCATTTCGCCAGTATCAGCATTTACTTTTCCATTAAGTCAAGCAACGCATATTACTTTAGGAACAACTACTTTTATGACTTATGCCTGTCTAGTTTTGATACAATGGTTATTATTAGGAAAAAACTTTCAGTTAAAGAATTTATTACAAGTGCCATTTAGTTTAGTTTTTGGTATCTTTGTTGATTTAACAGGACAAATGTTAAGTTTTATTCGATTACACAACTATATTGAACAGTTTATTTGTATGATTATAGGTATTGTGATTTGTGCGATTGGTGCAACGATTTATATTATTATGGATATTGTACCTAATGCACCGGAAGGATTTAATCTAGCAGTAGCGAAAAGATTTCAAATGCCATTCTCTAAAGCAAAAGTTTTATCAGATTTATTATTTATAAGTGTTGGGGTTATCATTGCACTTGTTTTTATAGGGCATATTGTTGCGATTAGAGAGGGAACATTAATTTCGGCGTTATTAACTGGAAAACTGATTGGTGTCTTTACAAAATATATGGAACCAACTTTGAAATCATTAGCTTTTTCAAAAGAAAATCTCATTTTACAACAACAATAA
- the ltrA gene encoding group II intron reverse transcriptase/maturase, giving the protein MDSERNGGNENMKTDNTLLEEMLSDTNLELAFTQVKRNKGASGVDGMEVAELKDYLDKHLEEIKDSIRNKTYKPQPVRRVEIPKPDGGIRNLGVPTVLDRFVQQAIAQVLIPIYEPIFSDNSFGFRPNRCCEMAIIKALEYMNEGYQWIVDIDLEKFFDTVNHDKLISLVMKDVKSGEIVSLIRKFLVSGIMIDNEYKESVVGTPQGGNLSPLLSNIVLNELDKEMEARGLRFTRYADDCIILVGSSKAADRVMENISKFIEKKLGLKVNMTKSKVSKPNDIKYLGFGFYYDSFSSMWKAKPHEKSIATLQTKLRRLTNRSWSVSWEYRILKIRQLVNGWINYYRIGNFIKVCRKLDAQIRFRIRMYLWKKWKTIGNREKQLRKLGALPWQAKTWANSRKSYARCASTFLRTRITNDLLYRKGLPSMVAQYQLKHISV; this is encoded by the coding sequence ATGGATAGCGAAAGAAATGGAGGTAACGAAAATATGAAAACTGATAACACATTGCTTGAGGAAATGCTTAGTGATACTAATCTAGAACTAGCATTTACACAAGTCAAACGAAACAAAGGTGCAAGTGGAGTAGATGGAATGGAAGTAGCTGAACTTAAAGACTATTTAGATAAACATCTAGAAGAAATTAAGGACAGTATACGAAACAAGACATATAAGCCACAACCTGTGAGAAGAGTAGAAATACCCAAACCCGATGGCGGAATACGAAATCTAGGAGTGCCAACAGTACTTGATAGATTTGTCCAACAAGCCATAGCCCAAGTGTTAATACCTATCTATGAACCAATATTCAGTGACAATAGTTTTGGATTTAGACCAAATAGATGTTGCGAAATGGCAATCATCAAAGCATTGGAATATATGAATGAAGGCTATCAGTGGATAGTAGATATAGACCTAGAAAAGTTCTTTGATACAGTTAATCATGATAAACTTATTTCACTTGTCATGAAAGATGTAAAGAGTGGAGAAATAGTATCCCTAATTAGGAAGTTTCTAGTAAGCGGGATTATGATTGATAATGAATATAAAGAGTCAGTCGTAGGAACACCACAAGGTGGAAATCTAAGTCCGCTACTCAGTAACATAGTTCTCAATGAACTAGATAAGGAAATGGAAGCACGAGGACTAAGATTCACACGATATGCAGATGATTGTATTATATTAGTGGGTAGCAGTAAAGCCGCCGATAGAGTAATGGAAAACATTAGTAAATTCATAGAAAAGAAACTAGGACTTAAAGTAAATATGACTAAAAGTAAAGTTTCCAAACCTAATGATATTAAATATCTAGGATTTGGATTCTATTATGACTCTTTTTCATCTATGTGGAAAGCAAAACCACATGAGAAATCTATCGCAACACTGCAAACAAAACTAAGGAGACTAACAAATAGAAGTTGGTCAGTATCGTGGGAATATAGAATACTTAAGATAAGACAACTTGTAAATGGGTGGATTAACTATTACCGTATTGGAAATTTTATAAAAGTCTGTAGAAAACTAGATGCACAAATAAGATTTAGGATACGTATGTACTTATGGAAGAAATGGAAAACCATAGGAAATAGAGAAAAGCAACTAAGAAAGTTAGGGGCATTACCATGGCAAGCTAAAACTTGGGCAAACAGTCGAAAATCATATGCAAGATGTGCAAGTACATTTCTTCGAACAAGAATAACTAATGATTTATTATATAGAAAAGGACTACCATCAATGGTAGCCCAATATCAGTTAAAACATATTTCAGTATAG
- a CDS encoding NUDIX domain-containing protein: MKYCDECGNQLIEKACGIDGTMPYCQHCQKFKFPMFNSAISAIIFNPQKDKILLIQQYGQEDYILVAGYINKGENAKETLIREIQEEVHLQVKDYMYNDNEYYQRTNTLMHNYAVVVDSMDFSLTSEVDIAKWIPVGDVLKVIKQGSLAQSFVKRYLEKEYSYAKDIFL; the protein is encoded by the coding sequence ATGAAATATTGTGATGAATGTGGTAATCAACTTATAGAAAAAGCTTGTGGAATTGATGGCACAATGCCTTATTGTCAACATTGTCAAAAATTTAAGTTTCCAATGTTTAATAGTGCTATTTCAGCGATTATCTTTAATCCTCAAAAAGATAAAATTTTGTTAATTCAACAATATGGACAAGAAGATTATATTCTGGTCGCTGGTTATATTAATAAGGGTGAAAATGCTAAAGAAACATTAATCAGAGAAATTCAAGAAGAAGTCCATCTGCAAGTGAAAGATTATATGTATAATGATAATGAATATTATCAAAGGACGAATACGTTAATGCATAATTATGCAGTGGTTGTGGATTCAATGGATTTTTCTCTAACAAGTGAAGTCGATATAGCCAAATGGATACCAGTAGGAGATGTTTTAAAAGTGATTAAGCAAGGATCGTTAGCCCAATCATTTGTTAAAAGATATTTAGAAAAGGAGTATAGTTATGCAAAAGATATTTTTCTTTGA
- a CDS encoding AAA family ATPase produces the protein MGIYLNPDNIQFLEAFNKEIYVDKSLLIQQVEYLKKNVNKYICVSRPRRFGKSTDANMLVAYYSKGCDSSDLFNHLKISQTEQYEIHLNNHNVFHLNMQDFLSKTHNIEKMIALLAKLLFREIKKFFSDVDFIDSSNLVQIIEDIYAETGTQFIFIIDEWDCIFREYKNDKDAQKTYLDFLRNLLKDKPYVELAYMTGILPIKKYGTHSALNMFEEISMIDAGPLPEFMGLTETEVENLCLQHHVSYDEMKQWYDGYQVRDDLSTFSPQSVISAIVCKKFGNYWTSTETYEALQVYIDMNFDGLKDDVIKLLAGENVPVQTSSFQNDMTTLKSKDDVLTLLIHLGYLGYNDSHQTCYIPNKEVIDSFVNSIRNSDWKEPTKALLNSQKLLEATCNQDEEMVAKYIEEAHLDTSILTYNNENALAYTLSIAYIYARNHYTIIREMPTGKGFADMVFIPYHDKPAMIVELKWKQDVQTAITQIKEKKYPKELEKYKDNLLIVEITYDPQTKKHTCHIEKNKSL, from the coding sequence ATGGGAATTTATCTTAATCCTGATAATATTCAATTTTTAGAAGCATTTAATAAAGAAATCTATGTAGATAAATCATTACTGATTCAACAGGTTGAATATTTAAAGAAAAATGTGAATAAATATATCTGTGTATCTAGACCTAGACGTTTTGGTAAGTCTACTGATGCTAATATGCTTGTGGCTTATTATTCTAAGGGCTGTGATTCATCAGATTTATTTAATCATTTAAAAATAAGTCAGACTGAACAATATGAAATTCATCTCAACAACCATAATGTCTTTCATTTGAATATGCAAGATTTTTTAAGTAAAACGCATAATATTGAAAAGATGATTGCACTGCTTGCTAAACTTCTTTTTAGAGAAATCAAAAAATTTTTTTCAGATGTAGATTTTATAGATTCATCCAATCTTGTTCAAATTATAGAAGATATTTATGCAGAAACGGGAACACAATTCATTTTCATTATTGATGAATGGGATTGTATCTTTAGAGAATATAAAAACGATAAGGATGCACAAAAAACTTATCTTGATTTTTTAAGAAATCTACTAAAAGATAAGCCTTATGTTGAACTCGCCTATATGACAGGTATTCTTCCTATTAAAAAATATGGAACTCATAGTGCCTTGAACATGTTTGAAGAAATATCCATGATTGATGCAGGACCACTTCCTGAATTTATGGGATTGACTGAAACAGAAGTTGAAAATCTCTGTTTACAACATCATGTCAGCTATGATGAAATGAAACAATGGTATGATGGCTATCAGGTCAGAGATGACTTGTCTACATTTTCTCCACAATCTGTCATTTCAGCGATTGTTTGCAAGAAATTTGGCAACTATTGGACATCTACCGAAACTTATGAAGCCTTGCAAGTCTATATTGATATGAACTTTGATGGCTTGAAAGATGACGTTATTAAACTTCTAGCAGGAGAAAATGTTCCTGTGCAGACTTCATCGTTTCAAAATGATATGACGACTTTAAAATCAAAGGACGATGTCTTGACATTATTAATCCATCTAGGCTATTTGGGATATAACGACTCTCATCAGACATGTTATATACCTAATAAAGAAGTGATTGATTCCTTTGTCAATTCAATTAGAAATTCTGACTGGAAAGAACCAACCAAGGCATTACTGAACAGTCAAAAACTATTGGAAGCTACGTGTAATCAAGACGAAGAAATGGTTGCTAAGTATATAGAAGAAGCCCATTTGGATACATCCATTTTAACCTACAACAATGAAAATGCATTGGCATATACATTGTCTATTGCTTATATATATGCCAGAAATCATTACACAATCATTAGGGAAATGCCAACAGGCAAAGGCTTTGCAGATATGGTTTTTATACCTTATCATGATAAACCAGCCATGATTGTCGAACTCAAGTGGAAACAAGATGTCCAAACAGCTATCACGCAAATCAAAGAAAAGAAATATCCAAAAGAATTAGAAAAATATAAAGATAACTTACTGATTGTAGAGATTACCTATGATCCACAAACAAAGAAACATACATGTCATATCGAAAAAAATAAAAGTTTGTAA
- a CDS encoding thymidine kinase — protein sequence MYNQYREGWLEVICGCMFAGKTEELIRRINVLSYAKKNIIVFKPSIDNRYSEKEIVSHAGTKVPCVVVKDSKEILRNIKPDTEVVAIDEVQFFDRDIVDVCEYLADKGLRVMVAGLDKDFRGEPFGVLPELLTRAEFVTKLTAVCAKCGAPATRTQRLVDGHPASFEDPIVLVGAVDHYEPRCRHCHEILNKPHKF from the coding sequence ATGTATAATCAATATCGTGAAGGTTGGCTTGAAGTGATTTGTGGATGCATGTTTGCGGGAAAGACAGAAGAATTAATTCGTCGTATCAATGTCCTTTCTTATGCCAAAAAGAATATTATTGTTTTTAAACCGTCTATTGATAATCGTTATTCTGAAAAAGAAATTGTTTCTCATGCTGGAACAAAAGTTCCTTGTGTGGTTGTCAAAGATTCAAAAGAAATATTAAGAAATATTAAACCTGATACTGAGGTTGTGGCGATAGATGAAGTACAATTTTTTGATCGTGATATTGTTGATGTTTGCGAATATTTAGCTGACAAAGGTTTACGTGTCATGGTTGCTGGATTGGACAAAGACTTTAGAGGTGAACCATTTGGTGTTTTACCAGAATTGTTGACACGTGCTGAATTTGTGACAAAATTAACAGCTGTTTGTGCTAAATGTGGTGCCCCAGCAACACGTACACAAAGATTGGTCGATGGACATCCTGCTTCTTTTGAAGATCCAATTGTTTTAGTAGGTGCTGTTGATCATTATGAACCACGTTGCCGCCATTGCCATGAAATTTTAAATAAACCACATAAATTTTAA
- a CDS encoding DnaB-like helicase N-terminal domain-containing protein encodes MAREYPHDLVAERSLLGSMLISSDTCQNILSLASKDDFYLDSHRILFEAMQSIYNENKPVDVTTLTSYLMDKKLLDKTGGVEYLLELSESVPTTAHSEYYLRILNEKSLLRRLIKESTQIIERAYDEVGNINDFIGEVEKDFLNVTRDRNAGNFKMLNR; translated from the coding sequence ATGGCTAGAGAATATCCCCATGATTTAGTGGCTGAAAGATCATTGTTAGGTTCAATGTTAATATCAAGTGATACGTGTCAAAATATTTTATCTCTAGCTTCAAAAGATGATTTTTATTTGGATAGTCATCGTATTCTTTTTGAGGCTATGCAAAGTATTTATAATGAAAATAAACCAGTGGATGTGACAACACTGACTTCTTATTTGATGGATAAAAAATTATTAGATAAAACGGGTGGTGTAGAATATTTACTGGAATTAAGTGAATCTGTACCAACGACTGCTCATAGTGAGTATTATTTAAGAATATTGAATGAAAAATCTTTGTTAAGAAGATTGATTAAAGAGTCAACCCAAATTATTGAAAGAGCTTATGATGAAGTGGGAAATATCAATGATTTTATTGGAGAGGTCGAAAAAGATTTTTTGAATGTCACAAGAGATCGTAATGCGGGGAATTTCAAAATGTTAAATCGGTGA
- the dnaB gene encoding replicative DNA helicase — MIQKVTDRLVMLQKADGKISGVKTGYYDLDKLTSGFQKGDLIILAARPSVGKTAFALNVAYNVAYKSDEAVAIFSLEMPAEQLIQRIICSAGSLQAESLRSGSILKESSERYYAAADKVSKCNLYIDDTPGIRVGEIAAKCRRLKREQGLKMIVIDYLQLISGPANSRESRQQEVSDISRQLKMIARELEVPVLALSQLSRSVEKRDNKRPVLSDLRESGAIEQDADIVSFIHREDYQDPKKEAQTQGATDIIIAKHRNGALADIRLVFLKQFSKFANPARSDQQINPLEGVKDLRT, encoded by the coding sequence GTGATTCAAAAAGTAACGGATCGTTTAGTGATGTTACAAAAGGCTGATGGGAAAATCTCAGGTGTTAAAACTGGATACTATGATTTGGATAAATTGACATCTGGTTTTCAAAAGGGTGATTTGATTATCTTGGCAGCTAGACCATCAGTGGGAAAAACAGCTTTTGCGTTAAATGTGGCTTATAATGTAGCTTATAAATCAGATGAGGCAGTTGCTATTTTCTCACTAGAAATGCCAGCTGAACAGTTAATTCAACGTATTATCTGTTCAGCTGGAAGTTTACAAGCTGAATCATTACGTTCTGGCTCTATTTTAAAGGAAAGTAGTGAACGTTATTATGCAGCAGCCGATAAAGTTTCAAAATGTAATTTATATATTGATGATACACCAGGTATTCGTGTCGGTGAAATTGCTGCAAAATGTCGTCGTTTAAAAAGAGAACAAGGTTTAAAGATGATTGTGATCGACTATCTTCAGTTGATTTCTGGTCCTGCCAATAGTCGAGAATCAAGACAACAGGAAGTATCTGATATTTCTCGACAATTAAAAATGATTGCCAGAGAATTAGAAGTTCCTGTCTTAGCTTTAAGTCAGTTATCTCGTTCCGTTGAAAAACGTGATAATAAACGTCCTGTCTTATCTGATTTAAGAGAATCTGGTGCGATTGAGCAGGATGCCGATATTGTTTCTTTTATTCATCGTGAAGATTACCAAGATCCTAAAAAAGAAGCACAAACACAAGGAGCAACAGATATTATTATTGCTAAACATCGTAATGGGGCATTGGCTGATATTCGTTTGGTTTTCTTAAAACAATTTAGTAAATTTGCAAATCCTGCTAGATCTGATCAACAAATTAATCCATTAGAAGGTGTAAAAGATTTAAGAACGTAA